AGTCAACCTTGAACCCGGTTCAGTTATGAAGTTTGCGCCCGATGCTCAGTTGCTAGTTGTTGGCACGCTCATCGCCGACCAAGCCACTTTCAAGAAGATTGACGCTGGGCAGTCCTCAGCTTGGGAAGGCATTTTCCTAACAGGCTCCGCAACGATAACCAATTGCGTAATAGACGGCGCCGAAACCGGTATTGAAACTCACAAGGCGTCACACATTGTGTTGGACGGTTGCACAATCACCAATTGTGGAACGGGCCTAGTGGCCTATCAGCCGAGCGGAACAGGTGAACCGAGTCTAACTGATTGCCAGATCAACGGCAACGAGCACGACGGCTCGTCTTTGCTTGCAAACGCAAATACCTTGATTAATCAATGCGAGTTTTCCGGTAACGGCGGAACCGGTCTGGTGATGATGAACTCGTATGCTAAGATCAGTTCAAGCGCGTTTATTGGTAATGGTAATGGTGAAGGAGGATACGGGCTGCTATGTTTTGGAAGCTCGCCACTATTGGCCTGTAATGACTTCCAAAGCAACCAGAAAGGCGAGTTGGCACTCTACAATCAGAGCTATCCAGTGCTTGAAACTGCGTCTGCTGGCGGACTCAATTCGTTCTTCAACGATACACAGAACTTAATTGATATGTGGGATTCTTATCCACTGACTGAAGACGGCCACAACAACTTCACTGTGGGCAGTACCGGATATTTCATGGCTGATTTGTCAGCATCGCCGCTCAAGCGATACATCTGTGGGAACTTCTGGAATCCCTCGCTAACCCTCGCAACCCTTTATCCAAGTAGTTTGAACGTTTACAAGTGGACATCGACCGATCCTACAGCGAACTCTTGTGGTAGTTCTTCAGGGGTGGGATCAAATGCCACACAGCAGATGTTTGCCTCGGCTATGGCAGCACAGGCGAGCGGGGACTACGTTGCGTCCAGCGCTTTACTGAGCGATCTAATTGAACAATATCCTGACAGCGTTTGGGCAGCACCATCCGTCGCGCAACTATTTGCTAATCAATGTTTGATTGGCGATGGCTTTGATGTGTTGCAGGACGAATTGATTGACCTTTCGCAGGCCAATGAAGAATCCATACTTGGAGTTGTCGCAGGATCATTCGCTACGAGGCTATATGTGGAAGACGAAGAGTTTGCCCCTGCTGTGGAAACTTATACATCGAATCTTGCCGAAGCGACCAGCGCAACGGATTCCATGTTTGCCGAAGTCGATTTGGCGATAACTGCATTTAGAGCCGATGGTGGTGGTGGCAGTTTGGACCAAATGAACGTAGCCGGTATTCACGAAGTGTTTAGACAGATGGACGCGCTTGCAGGGCACACACCCAGTTCTCCGACTGCGTCTCACAGCGGCTACGCTGCAATTCCCAATACAATTAGTCTCGAAGCAAACTTCCCTAATCCTTTCAATGCAGAAACGACGATTCGGTACTACTTGCCCGAAGCACAGTTTGCGGTAGTTTCTGTCTTCAATATCGTTGGGCAGAGGGTCGCTACTCTTGTCAGTGGACAGATGAGTGCGGGCTTCCATGACGTGCATTGGTCTGGATCTGATTTGGCATCCGGTGTCTATCTTTACCAATTAAAGGCTGGCGGAGCGGTTGAAACCATGAAGATGGTTCTGCTCAAGTAGCTTGCCTTTCCTAACTTACTCAAAGGAGCTCACAATCATGGGGCTCTTTTTTGTGGCATAAGAAGATAGTGAACGTTCATTAACCTTGGAGGCAACAGTGTGGCGAAAGATCCCAATTGAGCTTGCTTTAGATGCGGGCAAAGCTCTGATAAGACATCTTCGAAACGTCTATTGCGGTAGGCGCTGAACATAGAATAGCAGGTTTATTGGCCTGCTCTTTTTAGCTTACTGAAACGGCAACGCGAATCGTGTGCTCTTGATGCGCTGCATTATTGACTTTTCTAATCGGTGATTGCGTGCGTATTTCGATGGGGTGAAATAAGTGCTGAAAACGCTCTATCAGCGGGGATCCAGTAGAGCTCGTTAATCGGTCCTGACTCGTTCGGGAGGCCCTAAGGGGCCCGCTACAAAAAATCCCAAAAAAATTTTGACCAGGGTGTTTTGCCTTGGTCTTTTCATGATTCCTTTTCGTGGGTGTCGCAGAACTGTTTACCACTTGCGGGTAAACAGACACCGAACACAATGATCTCCACTTGCCGCCTTTCTGGTAAGCATGCTTTTTGTGAGGCCGTGCCTCACACCGATCGAATGTTGTTATTGTGTTCTCCAAGAGCCTTGGCCCAGTCCGGCATTTCTTCAGGGTCGCCCTTGTAGTTATCAATGTCCAGATCCTGCAAACGCCGTTGTCGAAGCTCGTTCTCAAGCTTCATTCGCCTGTTCTGATCGAGCAGGCGTTTGAAGTATTTGGTTGTTGACTTCATTGATTCTTCTCCGAAGAACAAAAATAGTAATAGTAGTAGTATTGGTGTTCGTGCTTGAATGTTCGTGCGTTCGTGACATTTGCTTCTTGAAGTGCGAACTTGATCCCGCAGGGATCGGCATCACTACTACTACTACTTTTGCCCTGTTGAAGGACGATTTTGAAAAGTTACCTCCAACGGCTGCAAGTTACCTGCCGGTTACCTCATTAAGTCGAGTATTTTCAAACAAGTCACCTAGTTACCTGAAATTTTTTGGGTGTGTCTATATAAACGCATATTTCAGCATGTAATGACGCTAACGAATGAAAGTGAGAATTCGTGTAATGACACCCTATTCTAGATTAGGTAACTAAGTAACTGTATTGTGTTTTCTCTACTTAAGAGGTAACTCCGAGGTAACTTCAATGATCTAGCCCCCGAAAACTGTACCACTTTGAAAGTTAGAGAAGAGTGGTATATTTAGGGTGAAGGAGGCTGGTATGGCGCGAGCTCGGGAAGCGGAAGTGGAGATTGGGAAGGGTATGACGGTGCGTGAAGTATGCCGGAAGCTGGGGTCCTGTTTTTGTCAGCGCATTTGGCACAAAGGACCAGTATGATGGCGGTGTCGGGTAGGGGGTAGAAAAGTCGCAATCTGTAGCCCGTGGTCCTGCCCTTGGCCGTCACTTGCTTTCACTTGGACCCGTTTGCATCGATCAAACAGTACCCACTTGGTCGCACTTGGTTCCTCTGACGAGTTAAATCAATGATTTATCAGTAGATACATGTTAGGCCTGTCACGCCGGAGGTCGCGGGTTCGAGTCCCGTCGGCCCCGCTAAAAAACAAGCCCTTAGGAGCAATCCTAAGGGCTTTTGATTTTCTTTGAGGAACGTTGCAATTTCTAATATTCACAGTTACAATAGAGAAAGTCAGTCAATAACTGTATATTAATACAGACTGAGTTCCAATTTCAGTGTCTTTGCGTCAGATTCAACGTCCATTGTGATCCAGAATTGAAATGCCAAAGTGAATTGCTTGTGGTGTAGACTTCCCTCATACCCTCCATAACATCGGTGAGGAGGACTGGTTCGGCACTTGCACAAGCTTGAAAGAACGACGACATTCTAACCAAGCCAGTTTGCGTCGTTCTGAGTAGTTAGCAGGCAAGACTACCTATTGTTTACGTACATGCTCCAAACGTTTTTTCGACACTCAGTTTACCGTCTGGCGATGATCGGAACTCTTGTCGCAGTCTACGTCCTGCCAGGGCACTGCGCAGAGTGGTGGCCGCAAAAGCACTATGTCACGTTGGTTCGAACGGAGCCCTTTCCATCCAACACGATCCCCACTATGACTGTATGGAGGCAGCCAAGTTTGGATTGGGATCTCTTTGTCAGGTGGGAGAATGAAGATCCTGCCGGCATGCGTCCTTACCTTGGACACTTGAACATCGAAGATGATCGTAGCAACGTGCTTTCGGTGAAGAACTTTGAGTCACCGATATTTGCCGTCTTTGAGTGCCAATCTGATACTGATGCGGCGTATGAACTCTGTGTAACTTACAAAGATAAGACGAAGTTGGGAGCCCGGCTGTATGACTGGCCGAATTTTGACCGGATCGGGGCCGACGTTGTTCTACTGGAATCCGACTACGATTGGCGTGGAAATGACTTTTGGGACATATGGATGACGCCGGTGTGTCTGGTTTCCGGAGCTGGCCAATCCGGCGAACCAGGGCTTCTGTATCGAGTCTTCTCAAGCTGGTCACACATGCCTCGCGGGTTGCTTATGGTGGAGGCGGCAACTGGAAAAGAACTTTGGCGGCATTGGATGGCGGCTCCGCCGGACGGAGTGGTTTTGGACAAGTCGAATCCTGAAAGTCCTGTGATACTGTGGGCGGCAGGGGCACCTGCAACCGGTGCCCGCTGCGCAACGACAGCGGACTCGATAGCATACATTTTCGGATTTGACATTCACGGCAATGAATTGTGGCGGCGAGAGTACCCCGTCACGTTTACAGCGGTGACCGTTGCGAGTATCAAGCCGCCCGGCCAGAATTCTTCGGCGTACGAACTTGTATCCTCTTACAGTCCGGATAAGCTGCCAACAACACTTTACAAGCTTGATGCTGCGTCTGGACAAATTGTGAAAGAACGCAGAGTCTATCATCCGGAGAGACGTGCCTATTTAGCAGGATTATCGTCGCCCGACGGTCAGGTAAAGCTGCTTGTAAACACATATTTGTCCTCCTTGCAAGTGTTTAACGAGAATCTGGACAGCCTGTGGTCAACGAACGCAGGCGCAAATTTCCAAACCGAGTGGGATATCGACGGCGACGGAGTGGTAGAAATTCCGGTAACGACTCCGGACGGGCATTTTGAAGTGTATAACCTAAACGGAAATTGTCTGATTTCAGAGAAAGTTCAGGGAGTAGTTCAGGCCGCTCAACGAATCAAGGGCCGTGAGCTTGCAAGAATCTGGATGATTTCCGACCGCGACTATTCAGGCTATGACTTGGAGCGAAACCAATATTATGAACTTCAACTTGCTCTGGCTTCAAGTGGTTACGTTCTCGGAGGTATCGGCCTCGTCTGGCTATTGGTTTGGTCAATTAAAACACGCCGTGCCTTTGTCCGAGCTCGCCGCGAAAAGCTTGTTCTTGAAGGCTGGGCACAGGTGGCATCGTTTCAGGCGCATGACACCAAGAAGCCGATCGCAGTGGTTCAGCGGGCGCTTGACAACCTTGAGATCAGGTTCAAACGCCAACATCCTGAAGTAGATATTGAACCTTTTGTGGGCCGGGTTCGCGGTGAGCTGAATCGCATGTTGCAGACGGCTCGCCAAATTCAGGTTGTAAGCCGTGCAACGAAACCAAAACTGCAAGACCACGATTTGATTTCCTTAATTGACAGTACCGTTGAGAGAATGAACTTGCTCGAGCAGGCTAAAGTCGTTCACGAGAAGCACGAATTTTCACTCATTGCGCAGGTTGACTACCGCCTGATTGAATCACTGCTTGAGAATCTGATCGGAAATGCCATGGATGCGTCGCCGCAAGAAGCGGCGGTTTGTGTGTCCGCGGAGCGCTCCAGCCGCGGAGTTCAGGGAGTGAAGATACAGGTAAAAGATGCGGGAAAGGGAATGTCTGAACAAGAAATCGCAGACATTCTTGCAGGAAAAGGAAGCAAGAAGTCCGGCGGACAAGGACTCGGTATCTTGAGCGCAAAATGGATTGCTGAGACTCATAAAGGTGACCTTACTATTGACAGCAAACCTGGCATAGGAACTACGATTACGGTCACTATTCCAGATAACGGAGGTGAAGCATCGCCCGCAAAGACATAATCCTGATCGTAGAAGACGACCGCGCTTGCGCGAAGAGCTTGCCGACACCTTTGACTAAAAGGGTATGCAGTAAAGGCAAGCACCCGACTGAGAGAGTGCTCGCTGGAAACTCGCAAACGCGCAACCTGATGCCGTACCACTATACTTGCAGTTGCCGGGTGGTGACCGTATGGATCTGCTGCCGCGGACACTGCACGAACACCCCGGGCATCCCTGTCGTGGTTGGTACCGCCCACGCTTCAGTGTCTTGGCGACTCAGAAACCACCTATCGTCTTGAACTAACTTAAGTAACTCCGATCGCGGGGCGAACACAAGCCAGCGCGATACAGACGAATCCTTACCAGCTGCTGTTCTCCCTTTCTCCCCTACCACCGGTTTAAGCCTCTCTCGCGTAGCTCCGCGAGTATTGTAGATTCCAACACAAACTTCATCTCTCCTCGCTTTCCTGCAGTTCTGCCGCAGAACGTCGCCCCCGCTTAGATCTCTCCTAACACACTCCTAACACTTGCCTCATTGATTCCTCGTATTGTATTAGCAAATTTGCGTGTCAAACAAATTGCTAATCCCAGTTAGAGGAAGAGAATGAACCAATTGCGCCTTTGTATCGCCTTACTACTACTCGCGATTCTGTGCGGTAGCCCTCTGTCGCATGCCGCGGTGATCACGGGTTATGTCAAAGCGGAAGACACTCGCGAGGGTCTGATCGGTGCAAACGTCCTTGTCGAAGGCACGCAACTCGGCGCGGCCGCAGGGGTGGACGGCAACTATGTCGTGCGGGGCATTCCCGCCGGCAAGTACGTCATTCGTGCCACGATGTTGGGCTACGATGCTAAGACTCGTTCAATCACTCTGACTGAAGACGAATGGCTGAATCTGGACTTGGTGCTCGCGACAAGCGCGATTGAGTTGCAGGAAGTTGTCATCACCGACGGAGCAAGAAGCGGTTCAAACGAGCGCGAAATCCTCGACCGGATGGCCGCCGCAACGATAACCGATGCCATCGGCAGTGAAACCTTGCGGCGACTTCCCGATCCCGACATGTCACAGGTTGTGCGACGCGCGACCGGCGTTTCGCGGATGGATGGAAACCCTGTGATTCGCGGATTGGGTTTGCGATACTCGAAAGTCACCTTGAACAATTCAATGGTGGCTGGCACGGAACCCAATCGCAGTGCGGTTCCGCTGGAACTCTTTCCCACCAATCTGATGCGCGATGTGACCGTCACCAAATCCTTTCTGCCTGATCAGATGGGCGAGTTCGGCGGTGGTGCCGTTAATATGTCCACGTGGGACTACCCCGAACAACGCCAGATGCGGATCAGTACTTCCGCCGGATTCAATACCGCCACGACGCTTCGCGAGTCCAGAACCTATCAAGGTGGCGGGCTTGATTTCCTCGGCTTTGATGACGGCACGCGTGCGCTGCCAAGCGGGATTGCGAATGCCGACGGCAAAATTGTCTCACGCGGCCGCTTCTCCGAGACTGGATATACATCAGAGGAGTTGCAGCAGTTCGGTCAGTCCTTCCAGAATAGCTGGAATCCCGTTGCGACAACCGCGATGCCCAATCTGAGCCAATCATGGTCGCTGGGGAACCGCACTCAACTATGGAACCGCCCGTTGGGCTACATCGTCTCGGGTACGTATCGCAATTCACAGCAGTACAAAGAGTCTGAGCGAATTGTGTATAAGGGCGGTGCCAACGGTTCCATCGAGCAGCAGCACAATTACGACTTTCAAACCTACACAAATTCCGTCACTCTCGGCGGATTGACTTCCTTCGGTTACTCGATTTCACCGCTGTCCCGCGTCAGTCTGAACGTTCTCTACAACCGCGATCTCGACAATGAGACTCGCCTCTATTCAGGCTACAATGACGACCGCAGCAAGGACGTGCAGGACACCCGCCTGCGATTTGTTTCCCGCAGCACCTTGTCGTCACAATTATCCGGCCGCACCGTTTTCCCCAGCGTCAGGCAGTCGCTCCTTGACTGGCAAGTGACATTCTCTCGAGGAACCCGCTACGAACCGGACACTCGCGAAGTTCAGTACGGATCGGAACGCGGTGCGGATGAATTTGTTTGGGTGGATGCCACGCAAAGCGGTTCGCGCACATTCAGCACGCTCTATGACAACATGGCGAACGCGGGCGCGGACTGGACCATGCCCCTGCTTCCCGACAATGCCCTGCAGCTTAAAACAGGCACCGCATTTCTGCTCAGGCATCGCGATGCCGAGACGCGCTTCTTCCAGTTTGAACCGGGTCCGAACGCCTCGCTCGATCTGTCGCTTGATCCCGAATCCCTGTTCTCTTCAGAAAACATCCGTCCGGACGGTTTTGTAATCCGCGAAGCGACTCGCCCCACAGACTCCTACAAGGCAAACCAGCATCTTGAAGCTGCTTACGTGATGCTCGATGCGAATCCTTTCCCGCGTGTTCGCACGATTGGCGGACTGCGTGTTGAAAACTCCATGCAGGAAGTGTCATCATACGAGTTGTTCTCAGCTTCACAGACTCCGGTCGTAGGACGCATCTCGACATTGGATGTTTTGCCTGCTTTGCAAGTAGTCTATCGCGCCACAGACCGCAGCAACCTGCGTTTTGCGGTGAGCCAGACCGTGTCGCGTCCGGACGTCCGCGAGTTATCTGAATTTGAATACACGGACATCGTGGGCGGTCACGCTGTGATTGGAAATGCCAACCTGAAACGCGCTCTCATCCGCCATTCGGACGTCCGCTATGAGTGGGCGCACGGAGTCGCGGATCTCATCGCCGCCAGCGTCTTTTACAAGCAGTTCCTGAATCCGGTGGAAGAAGTCATCCAGCCGACGGCCCAGAATCGCGTCTCCTACGAAAATGCCAAGAGCGCAAACAACTACGGCCTGGAATTGGAAATCCGTCAAGCACTGGGGCAACTTGTGCCGCTGCTTCAGCCGTTCGCGGTTTCCGCAAACCTCGCACTCATCCACTCGGACATTGTGCTGAGCGACAGCAGCAAAGGCATTCAAACCTCGGATCGCAGACCGTTGCATGGCCAGTCTCCCTATCTCCTGAATGTTGAACTGCTCTATCGGCACGATCGCACAAAAACTCAGGCAGGCGTCATGCTGCACGTCTTCGGCAAGCGCATCAGCGAAGTCGGCTCCGAACCGCTGCCCGATGTGTTCGAAATGCCGCATCCCGATTTAGACATAACGGTTGAGCGTCCACTGACCCGCAAAATGAATATCCGCGCTTCCGCTGGAAACGTGCTCAACTCTGAAGTTCAGTTCATGCAGGGAGGCCGCTACACCGAGCGCTACCGCCTTGGCACCACCTATTCCGCAGGATTCTCCTACAATCTATAAATCACCACAACAAGGACCCAGAATGACTGTAATGTTCAGAATTCTTCTGCCCATCATGCTGTTCGGCATGCTGCTAAGCATGGGATGCAGCGATGACCAGGACAATGACAACGGCGGAGGCAACTCCGGCCCGACTGTGCTTAGTGGAACTATCACGCAAAACATGACACTGACTGCCGACAACGAGTATCTGCTTCGCGGCGGTGTATTCATCGGCAACGGCACGAATGAAACCATTCTGACGATTGAAGCAGGCACCACGATTTACGGCGAGTCCTCGACGCAGGGTATGCTGGTCATCAATCGCGGATCGAAAATCATGGCAGAAGGCACGGCCCAGAATCCGATTGTCTTTACGAGTGACAAACCAGACGGCCAGCGGAATCGCGGAGACTGGGGCGGCTTGATTATCAATGGCCGCGCTCCGCTGAACACGGGTGCCGAAGCCTTCGGTGAAGGTGGAACCGGCTATTACGGCGGCAACAATTCCAATGACAACAGCGGCGTTCTGCGCTATGTGCGCGTGGAATTCGCCGGTCGCGAAATTTCACCGGACAACGAACTGAACGGAATCGCCCTGCAGGGCGTTGGCAGCGGCACGGTGATTGACTACGTGCAGGTGCACATGAACAAAGACGACGGCATCGAGTTCTTTGGCGGCACGGTGAATGCAAAGCATGTCTACATCACAGGCTGCGCAGATGACCAGTTTGACTGGACCGACGGCTGGTCGGGCAAGGGTCAGTTCTGGGTCTGCCAGCAGTACACCGATGACGCCGACCGAGGAATCGAAGCGGACAACAATGCCGAAAACAACTCTGCGACTCCGCGTTCAAATCCCACGATTTATAATGTCACATTGATTGGCGCGCGCGATGGTGGTCGCGCAGGTGTCAGCACAATCGGTATGATACTCCGTGAAGGCACGGCCGCGCAAATCCGCAACGCGATCGTCATGAACTTCACAGATTGCGGACTCGATGTGGACCATGCCGAGACATTCAATCAAGCGGTTGCCGGTAACTTGTCGGTCGCGAATTCCATCTTCCACGACAATGGTGAACCTTACCAGACCAGCGACAACGACGAGAATGGTTTCCCGCTCA
This sequence is a window from bacterium. Protein-coding genes within it:
- a CDS encoding TonB-dependent receptor, translating into MNQLRLCIALLLLAILCGSPLSHAAVITGYVKAEDTREGLIGANVLVEGTQLGAAAGVDGNYVVRGIPAGKYVIRATMLGYDAKTRSITLTEDEWLNLDLVLATSAIELQEVVITDGARSGSNEREILDRMAAATITDAIGSETLRRLPDPDMSQVVRRATGVSRMDGNPVIRGLGLRYSKVTLNNSMVAGTEPNRSAVPLELFPTNLMRDVTVTKSFLPDQMGEFGGGAVNMSTWDYPEQRQMRISTSAGFNTATTLRESRTYQGGGLDFLGFDDGTRALPSGIANADGKIVSRGRFSETGYTSEELQQFGQSFQNSWNPVATTAMPNLSQSWSLGNRTQLWNRPLGYIVSGTYRNSQQYKESERIVYKGGANGSIEQQHNYDFQTYTNSVTLGGLTSFGYSISPLSRVSLNVLYNRDLDNETRLYSGYNDDRSKDVQDTRLRFVSRSTLSSQLSGRTVFPSVRQSLLDWQVTFSRGTRYEPDTREVQYGSERGADEFVWVDATQSGSRTFSTLYDNMANAGADWTMPLLPDNALQLKTGTAFLLRHRDAETRFFQFEPGPNASLDLSLDPESLFSSENIRPDGFVIREATRPTDSYKANQHLEAAYVMLDANPFPRVRTIGGLRVENSMQEVSSYELFSASQTPVVGRISTLDVLPALQVVYRATDRSNLRFAVSQTVSRPDVRELSEFEYTDIVGGHAVIGNANLKRALIRHSDVRYEWAHGVADLIAASVFYKQFLNPVEEVIQPTAQNRVSYENAKSANNYGLELEIRQALGQLVPLLQPFAVSANLALIHSDIVLSDSSKGIQTSDRRPLHGQSPYLLNVELLYRHDRTKTQAGVMLHVFGKRISEVGSEPLPDVFEMPHPDLDITVERPLTRKMNIRASAGNVLNSEVQFMQGGRYTERYRLGTTYSAGFSYNL
- a CDS encoding HAMP domain-containing histidine kinase → MLQTFFRHSVYRLAMIGTLVAVYVLPGHCAEWWPQKHYVTLVRTEPFPSNTIPTMTVWRQPSLDWDLFVRWENEDPAGMRPYLGHLNIEDDRSNVLSVKNFESPIFAVFECQSDTDAAYELCVTYKDKTKLGARLYDWPNFDRIGADVVLLESDYDWRGNDFWDIWMTPVCLVSGAGQSGEPGLLYRVFSSWSHMPRGLLMVEAATGKELWRHWMAAPPDGVVLDKSNPESPVILWAAGAPATGARCATTADSIAYIFGFDIHGNELWRREYPVTFTAVTVASIKPPGQNSSAYELVSSYSPDKLPTTLYKLDAASGQIVKERRVYHPERRAYLAGLSSPDGQVKLLVNTYLSSLQVFNENLDSLWSTNAGANFQTEWDIDGDGVVEIPVTTPDGHFEVYNLNGNCLISEKVQGVVQAAQRIKGRELARIWMISDRDYSGYDLERNQYYELQLALASSGYVLGGIGLVWLLVWSIKTRRAFVRARREKLVLEGWAQVASFQAHDTKKPIAVVQRALDNLEIRFKRQHPEVDIEPFVGRVRGELNRMLQTARQIQVVSRATKPKLQDHDLISLIDSTVERMNLLEQAKVVHEKHEFSLIAQVDYRLIESLLENLIGNAMDASPQEAAVCVSAERSSRGVQGVKIQVKDAGKGMSEQEIADILAGKGSKKSGGQGLGILSAKWIAETHKGDLTIDSKPGIGTTITVTIPDNGGEASPAKT